Genomic DNA from Niabella ginsenosidivorans:
CAATACCGCGTTACTGTCCCCACTGTGAATACCGGCCGGCTCAATATGCTCCATTACGCCCATTACGTGAAAGTTTTCCCCGTCATAAATGGCATCTACTTCTGCTTCCTGGCAACGGTCCAGGAAATGGTCAATCAGTATCTTATTACCGGGAATATGCTTTAATAAACTTACCACTGCCCTTTCTACCTCATCATCATTCAGCACAATACGCATACGCTGGCCACCCAGAACATAGGAAGGGCGCACCAGTACCGGGTAACCCACCCGGTTGGCGATCTGAACGGCTTCATCAACCGTCCATGCAGAGCCATATTCAGGATAAGGAATTTTCAGCTCTTTCAGCATATCGCTGAAACGGCCGCGATCTTCCGCAATATCCATATTATCAAAGCTGGTGCCCATGATTCTTACGCCCATGTCTGCGATCTTTTCTGCCAGCTTCAACGCTGTTTGTCCGCCCAGTTGTACAATAACGCCCTCCGGCTTTTCATATTCGATCAGTTCCCGCACGTGCTCCCAGAATACCGGTTCAAAGTAGAGCTTATCCGCCATATCAAAGTCGGTGCTGACGGTTTCGGGGTTACAGTTCATCATAATGGCTTCATAACCTGCCTCTTTAATGGCCAGTAAGCCGTGCACGCAGCAGTAGTCAAATTCAATGCCCTGGCCGATCCGGTTGGGACCGCTGCCCAGCACAATGATTTTCTTTTTGTCAGTAACCTTTGATTCATTATGCACCAGGTTCCCGTTATCATATTGTATGGTAGCAGGCGCATCAAAGGTGGAATAGAAATAAGGTGTTTTTGCCTCAAACTCTGCGCTGCAGGTGTCCACCATTTTATAGACACGGTGAATGCCCAGTTCCTTTCTTTTTGCATATACGGCATCTTCCGTATTACCGTGGCCCATGATCTCGGCGATCTGGGCATCGCTGAAGCCATTGACTTTTGCGTCCCGCAGTAATTCCGCCGGAAGTGTATCTAAATTGTACTCGGCAATTTGTTTTTCCAGCACACAAAGCTTTTGTATTTCTGACAGGAACCAGCGATCGATTCCGTTGGTGGCTTTTGAAATAGTACCTACGGAAATGCCCGCCATCAATGCATCTTTAATGCGGAAGATCCGATCCCATTTGGGTGTTTTTATATATTCCAGCAGCTCTTCTGCGCGCATCAGGCTTTTTCCGTAATATCCCAGCCCGATTGCATTGTTCTCAAGGCTCTGGCAGGCTTTCTGAATGGCTTCATTAAAGCTGCGGCCAATGGCCATTACCTCACCAACACTTTTCATCTGTAAGCCCAATGTGTCGTTAGCACCTTTAAATTTGTCAAAGTTCCAGCGGGGGATCTTTACGATCACATAATCCAGTGCAGGCTCAAAATAGGCGGAAGTAGTTTGGGTGATCTGGTTTTCCAGCTCATCCAGGTTGTAGCCAATGGCCAGTTTAGCGGCTATTTTTGCAATAGGATAACCCGTAGCCTTTGAAGCCAGGGCTGAAGAACGGCTCACACGGGGATTGATCTCAATGGCGATGATCTCCTCGGTTTCGGGGTTCATGGCAAACTGTACGTTACAACCGCCTGCAAAATTTCCCAGGTCGCGCATCATACGGATAGCCGTGTTGCGCATCAGTTGCATTCCGGTATCGCTGAGCGTCATGGAAGGTGCTACAGTAATAGAATCACCTGTGTGAACCCCCATCGGGTCAAAGTTTTCAACTGTACAGATGATACAAACATTATTGGCAGAATCTCTCAGTAGCTCCAGCTCAAATTCCTTCCAGCCCAGTACTGCTTTTTCTACCAGCACTTCATGTATTGGGGAGGCCTGCAAACCTCGGTTCAGTGCTTCATCCAGTTCATCTTTGTCATGCACAAAGCCGCCACCGGTTCCTCCCAGGGTAAAAGAAGGACGGATCACCAGCGGAAACCCGATCTCCTGCGCAAATTCTTTTCCTTCAAGGAAAGAGTTGGCTGTTTTGGCGGTGGCTACCTGCACACCCAACGCTATCATCCATTGCCGGAACAGTTCCCGGTCTTCTGCTTTATCAATGGCCTTGATATCCACACCAATCAGCCGTACATTGTATTGTTTCCAGATGCCCAGTTCCTCCGCTTCCTTACAAAGATTAAGCGCTGTTTGCCCGCCCATGGTAGGCAATACGGCATCAATCTCGTTTTCCTGCAAGATCTGCTCAATACTTTCTGTGGTCAGCGGCAATAAATACACGCGGTCGGCCATCATGGGGTCGGTCATAATAGTGGCCGGGTTACTGTTGATCAGGATCACTTTTATTCCTTCTTCACGCAGGCTTCGGGCCGCCTGGGTACCGGAATAATCAAATTCACAAGCCTGGCCGATTACAATGGGACCAGAACCAATAATTAACACAGATTTGATGGAAGGATCTTTAGGCATTCTATTGTTTTCTTTAAAAAAAATAAATTGCGCAAAGGTAGCTTTTTATAGCAGAAAATTCCTGATTAATTTCAGTGAATTTTGAACACCCGGAAAAGTTTTTATAACGAACGGTAGTAAAAAAATACGGGTCATTTGGATAACTCCATTGCCATCTTTACAGCCCCGGCCGCATTTACGATCTTTCCGGAATTGCACAGTTCCGGGAGCATTACTTTTTCATTAGTTCCGGGTTTTATAACGGGCACATCAATCGCTGTTCCCGATTTTTTAAGTATGGATACAATTTCAGGTGCCTTCAATGATGGGAAATAGGAGCGTAACAGGGCCGCAATGCCTGCTACCATGGGGCTTGCCAGGCTGGTGCCGCTGGCCCTTTGTGTGTGGGTGCCTGTAATAGCACAGTTAATCTCCACCCCGGGGGCAAATACATCTACAGTTCTTTTACCATAATTGCTGAAAGAGGCAATAATGCCACCTACACTGGTATCCCCGCTGGCCCCTACCTGTATAAGATTGGGCAATGGCGTGCCATCAATGGCTGATGAGCTTGGGTAATTGTCAGCTGCATCATTGTCGGAGGCATCATTTCCTGCTGCATGCACCAGCACCACATCTTTTGACAGGGCATATTGAATGGCATCATCCACCCATTGTTTATCCGGCGATATATATTTCCCAAAGCTCATATTGATCACTTTGGCGCCATGATCTACTGCGTATCTTATAGATAGCGCTACATCCTTATCAAATTCATCTTTTCCCAGGATGCCCCGGATCATCATGATCTTTACATTATCAGCAATGCCATCGATGCCGATGCCGTTATTGCGCAAAGCGCCAATAATGCTGCTTACACTGGTGCCATGATAACCGCTTACACCTGTAAGATTGCTATTACCGTATTTTGTTTTGGTAATATCATAATCATCATCTTTCAGCAGCTCACCGCGCTCATCTTTGGGAGCCGTGGTCAGCTTGATCAGATTATCTTCCTGCTCTTTTTTAAAATCGCTGAATTCTTTTAAGAAGCTGGTGTTATTGATCTCCCTGCCTGCAAAGATCCCTTTCCACATATTGATCAGTTGTTGATTAGCAGTGGTTACAGGAAGGCTGTCCAGGTCTTTTGCGGTAAACTCCTCTTTCTTTAGCATTTCTTTCAGGATATTGTTCGACCGGTTGGCGATGTCCCAGTTTGTCCTGAGGTTGTCAATGATTTTAGAGGCGCTATCATAGGAATCGATCAGCTTTTGATGCGCACGCTTCCATTCCCGGTAGTGCCATTGCTGGTCTTTGGGAATCTGCGCACTGTTCTTTCCTTCAAATTGTGTTTTAAAGCGATGATAGGTTCTCCAGTCATCACTGATACTCACAGAAAGATTGCTGCCATCCGGCGCGCCCAGGTAGTTCCAGCCATAATAGTCATCTTTTAAGCCATTGCCATCATCGTCCTTCCCGTTGCCGGGAATTTCTCCGGGATTGTGCCATAAAGGAATGTCCGGGTGCAGGGTATCAATACCGCTATCGATCACCGCAACAATAACAGGCTCACTTTTTCTGCCTTTCAAAAGTGCATAGGCCTGGTTCAGGCTGATGCCATAATAACCATCTTCCTTATAATCCAGATAATGCCAGTTTTTCCTTGGTTTCAGGGATTGGGCCTGTACCAGGTTCATTACCAGAATGCATATACCTATCCCCGCCAGATATTTTTTCATGATCTTGTGAAATAAGACCATGAAAATAGTTCTTATTTGTGATTTACTATATTTGGCCCGATGGCAAAGTATTTATTTTTATCCGTATTCCTGCTCCTGGGTGGGGTTGTAGATGGCCAGTTGTATAAAAAACCAGATTATGAGCAGGACTATTTCCGG
This window encodes:
- the carB gene encoding carbamoyl-phosphate synthase large subunit yields the protein MPKDPSIKSVLIIGSGPIVIGQACEFDYSGTQAARSLREEGIKVILINSNPATIMTDPMMADRVYLLPLTTESIEQILQENEIDAVLPTMGGQTALNLCKEAEELGIWKQYNVRLIGVDIKAIDKAEDRELFRQWMIALGVQVATAKTANSFLEGKEFAQEIGFPLVIRPSFTLGGTGGGFVHDKDELDEALNRGLQASPIHEVLVEKAVLGWKEFELELLRDSANNVCIICTVENFDPMGVHTGDSITVAPSMTLSDTGMQLMRNTAIRMMRDLGNFAGGCNVQFAMNPETEEIIAIEINPRVSRSSALASKATGYPIAKIAAKLAIGYNLDELENQITQTTSAYFEPALDYVIVKIPRWNFDKFKGANDTLGLQMKSVGEVMAIGRSFNEAIQKACQSLENNAIGLGYYGKSLMRAEELLEYIKTPKWDRIFRIKDALMAGISVGTISKATNGIDRWFLSEIQKLCVLEKQIAEYNLDTLPAELLRDAKVNGFSDAQIAEIMGHGNTEDAVYAKRKELGIHRVYKMVDTCSAEFEAKTPYFYSTFDAPATIQYDNGNLVHNESKVTDKKKIIVLGSGPNRIGQGIEFDYCCVHGLLAIKEAGYEAIMMNCNPETVSTDFDMADKLYFEPVFWEHVRELIEYEKPEGVIVQLGGQTALKLAEKIADMGVRIMGTSFDNMDIAEDRGRFSDMLKELKIPYPEYGSAWTVDEAVQIANRVGYPVLVRPSYVLGGQRMRIVLNDDEVERAVVSLLKHIPGNKILIDHFLDRCQEAEVDAIYDGENFHVMGVMEHIEPAGIHSGDSNAVLPAFNLSPLEVTTMEHYAEKIAKALNIRGLINIQFAIKDGTVYVIEANPRASRTTPFIAKAYQIPYLNIATKVMIGANKLTDFKIEKKLNGYAIKEPVFSFNKFPGVNKELGPEMKSTGEAIRFVRDLKDPYFRQLYKDRSMFLSK
- a CDS encoding S8 family serine peptidase, with product MKKYLAGIGICILVMNLVQAQSLKPRKNWHYLDYKEDGYYGISLNQAYALLKGRKSEPVIVAVIDSGIDTLHPDIPLWHNPGEIPGNGKDDDGNGLKDDYYGWNYLGAPDGSNLSVSISDDWRTYHRFKTQFEGKNSAQIPKDQQWHYREWKRAHQKLIDSYDSASKIIDNLRTNWDIANRSNNILKEMLKKEEFTAKDLDSLPVTTANQQLINMWKGIFAGREINNTSFLKEFSDFKKEQEDNLIKLTTAPKDERGELLKDDDYDITKTKYGNSNLTGVSGYHGTSVSSIIGALRNNGIGIDGIADNVKIMMIRGILGKDEFDKDVALSIRYAVDHGAKVINMSFGKYISPDKQWVDDAIQYALSKDVVLVHAAGNDASDNDAADNYPSSSAIDGTPLPNLIQVGASGDTSVGGIIASFSNYGKRTVDVFAPGVEINCAITGTHTQRASGTSLASPMVAGIAALLRSYFPSLKAPEIVSILKKSGTAIDVPVIKPGTNEKVMLPELCNSGKIVNAAGAVKMAMELSK